In one Lysobacter alkalisoli genomic region, the following are encoded:
- a CDS encoding helix-turn-helix transcriptional regulator, with protein MYAENACLAQATRPVRGANARCNATAGTAPITVMVCSGRAALHATVRAMQADTPGIRLLAGPCDGDTCLRSCAAPTAPQILLLDKDWLDIAGTRLLCLLRERCPRMRILLAWDRVPSTLMSDVTHHRLDGFLPATSPPEVYRKAIKAVIQGELWLSRELMTRAIVALHMELHAVERNADANDDAPVACIAGTLTPREAEVVVHLRRGFTNKEIARELGIMEDTVKKHLKNIFAKLGVNRRTLVALYPASECVTG; from the coding sequence ATGTACGCAGAGAATGCCTGCCTGGCGCAGGCCACTCGCCCCGTCCGTGGGGCGAATGCACGGTGCAATGCCACCGCCGGTACCGCACCCATCACGGTGATGGTCTGTTCAGGCCGTGCCGCGTTGCATGCCACGGTACGCGCGATGCAGGCCGACACTCCCGGAATCCGTCTGCTGGCCGGCCCATGCGATGGCGATACCTGCCTGCGCAGCTGTGCTGCGCCCACCGCGCCCCAGATCCTGCTGCTCGACAAGGACTGGCTGGACATCGCCGGCACCCGACTTCTTTGCCTGCTTCGCGAACGCTGCCCGCGAATGAGGATCCTTCTGGCCTGGGACAGGGTGCCGTCGACGCTTATGAGCGACGTGACGCACCACCGCCTCGATGGCTTCCTGCCGGCCACCAGTCCGCCCGAGGTCTACCGCAAGGCGATCAAGGCGGTCATCCAGGGCGAATTGTGGCTATCGCGCGAGTTGATGACCCGGGCCATCGTAGCGCTGCATATGGAGCTGCATGCTGTCGAACGGAATGCCGATGCGAATGACGATGCGCCGGTTGCCTGTATCGCCGGAACGCTCACCCCGCGTGAGGCCGAAGTGGTCGTTCACCTGCGTCGCGGCTTCACCAACAAGGAAATCGCGCGTGAACTCGGGATCATGGAAGACACCGTCAAGAAACATCTGAAGAACATCTTCGCCAAACTCGGCGTGAACCGGCGCACCCTTGTCGCGCTATACCCGGCCAGCGAGTGCGTCACAGGCTAG
- a CDS encoding GFA family protein, producing MSLTQQLACACGEVQLIVEKTPIVSVDCCCDSCRAAGLRLERLAGARPVLDPHGGTRFVLYRKDRVRFIAGFERMKEFRLSSGAGTRRVVAGCCNTPVFLELEAGHWLSLYGGLWPAGTLPPLQMRTMTGDLADASILPGNVPNSERHSLPFFAKLLKAWICMGFRNPKIAIKEEIDVPG from the coding sequence ATGTCCCTGACCCAGCAACTCGCCTGTGCCTGCGGCGAGGTCCAACTGATCGTCGAGAAGACGCCCATCGTCAGCGTTGACTGCTGCTGCGACAGTTGCCGGGCAGCCGGTCTGCGGCTGGAGCGGCTGGCAGGTGCCCGCCCGGTGCTCGATCCGCACGGCGGCACCCGGTTCGTCCTCTACCGGAAGGACCGCGTCCGTTTCATCGCAGGCTTCGAACGGATGAAGGAGTTCCGCCTGTCCTCCGGGGCAGGCACCAGACGCGTGGTGGCAGGGTGCTGCAACACGCCGGTGTTCCTCGAGCTGGAAGCCGGACATTGGTTGAGCCTGTATGGCGGTCTGTGGCCTGCAGGAACGCTACCCCCGCTCCAGATGCGAACCATGACGGGCGATCTGGCGGACGCGTCGATCCTGCCCGGAAACGTGCCCAATTCCGAACGCCACTCCTTGCCGTTCTTCGCCAAACTGTTGAAGGCGTGGATATGCATGGGCTTCCGCAATCCGAAGATCGCCATAAAGGAAGAAATCGATGTCCCAGGCTGA
- a CDS encoding VOC family protein, with protein sequence MDITIHSTFLPHNDPAASLAFYRDTLGFEVRKDVEYNGLHWITVGPPGQPDTCIVLHPPAATPGLTDQERRTIAEMMAKGTYAMIILASADLDGTFDRLQASGAEVIQEPTEQPYGVRDCAFRDPAGNHVRINQVA encoded by the coding sequence ATGGACATCACCATCCACTCGACCTTTCTCCCGCACAACGACCCGGCCGCGTCGCTGGCCTTCTACCGCGACACCCTCGGCTTCGAGGTCCGCAAGGATGTCGAATACAACGGGCTGCACTGGATCACCGTCGGCCCGCCCGGCCAGCCCGACACCTGCATCGTCCTGCACCCGCCGGCCGCCACGCCCGGCCTGACTGACCAGGAGCGCCGCACCATCGCAGAAATGATGGCCAAGGGCACTTACGCGATGATCATCCTCGCCAGCGCCGACCTCGACGGCACCTTCGATAGGCTGCAGGCCAGTGGTGCGGAAGTCATCCAGGAGCCCACCGAGCAACCCTATGGCGTGCGTGACTGCGCCTTCCGTGACCCCGCCGGCAATCACGTCCGCATCAACCAGGTGGCCTGA
- a CDS encoding gliding motility protein GldB-related protein translates to MYRTLALVMSLVVLAGPAQAALAQAPTTADTVAPAVVIEDVERFYRIYDAAGGMPTAEQLQREYLDQGSEGLHHFARLRRVSGEAIATTLDTRPELYEEARNCMRVMPQVKQRLDQALRKLATLYPETNLPPVTIVVGRGKPVGIGYPDSGLQIGLEALCAVEWMNPDMEDRFVHVIAHEYAHVQLAPEAAKLEQPTVLERSLMEGAAEFAAELTSGSTAYAHFEALTRGREEEIETAFQADMGKTELSDWLDNSSVESPGDLGYWVGYRIVKAYYQNADDKRQALREILRMEDPKSVLAESGWYPGIRFP, encoded by the coding sequence ATGTACCGAACACTTGCCTTGGTGATGTCACTCGTCGTGCTGGCCGGACCAGCGCAAGCAGCACTGGCACAAGCACCCACGACGGCCGACACCGTGGCGCCGGCGGTGGTGATCGAAGACGTGGAACGCTTCTATCGCATTTACGACGCTGCCGGAGGCATGCCCACTGCCGAGCAACTTCAGCGCGAGTATCTCGACCAGGGCTCGGAAGGTCTGCACCACTTCGCCCGGCTCCGCCGGGTCAGCGGCGAGGCGATCGCCACTACGCTGGACACGCGACCGGAACTGTACGAAGAGGCGCGCAACTGCATGCGGGTGATGCCGCAGGTGAAGCAGCGGCTGGACCAGGCGTTGCGCAAGCTGGCCACGCTGTATCCCGAAACGAACCTGCCACCGGTGACGATCGTGGTCGGTCGCGGCAAGCCGGTGGGCATCGGCTATCCCGACAGCGGCCTGCAGATCGGCCTGGAGGCCCTGTGCGCGGTCGAGTGGATGAACCCCGACATGGAGGACCGCTTCGTGCACGTGATCGCGCATGAGTATGCGCACGTGCAGCTCGCCCCGGAGGCCGCGAAACTCGAACAACCCACGGTGCTCGAGCGCTCGCTGATGGAAGGCGCTGCCGAGTTCGCCGCCGAACTGACCTCCGGCAGCACCGCGTATGCGCATTTCGAGGCATTGACCCGCGGCCGCGAGGAAGAAATCGAAACCGCGTTCCAGGCTGACATGGGCAAGACCGAGCTCAGCGACTGGCTCGACAACAGCAGCGTGGAAAGCCCGGGCGACCTCGGCTACTGGGTCGGTTACCGGATCGTGAAAGCCTACTACCAGAACGCCGACGACAAGCGCCAGGCCCTGCGCGAAATCCTGCGGATGGAGGACCCAAAGAGCGTCCTGGCGGAGAGCGGGTGGTATCCCGGAATCCGGTTCCCGTAG
- a CDS encoding DUF1801 domain-containing protein, which produces MKKSDMQEKANGSAPSRPVDEGVSDPGDWRDQMLARIRMLIRQADPDVVEEVKWRKPSNAMRGVPVWSHDGMICTGETYKNVVKMTFVKGASLEDPAHLFNSSLEGNTRRAIDFHEGDRIDEKALKALIRAAVALNTSRAG; this is translated from the coding sequence ATGAAGAAGAGCGACATGCAGGAAAAGGCCAACGGGAGTGCTCCCTCCCGGCCGGTTGATGAAGGGGTCAGCGATCCGGGTGATTGGCGGGACCAGATGCTTGCCCGGATCCGGATGCTGATCAGGCAGGCCGACCCTGATGTGGTGGAGGAGGTGAAATGGCGAAAGCCGTCGAACGCGATGCGCGGGGTTCCGGTGTGGTCGCACGATGGGATGATCTGCACCGGCGAGACCTACAAGAACGTGGTGAAGATGACCTTCGTCAAGGGTGCCTCGCTTGAGGATCCCGCGCACCTGTTCAACTCCAGCCTCGAAGGCAATACCCGTCGCGCCATCGATTTCCACGAGGGCGACAGGATCGACGAAAAGGCGTTGAAGGCCCTCATCCGCGCCGCCGTGGCGCTGAACACCTCCAGGGCCGGCTAG
- a CDS encoding DUF6289 family protein produces the protein MRRKLVIGLGLATALAAGTAIAAYGNNGDMGVFLDANGNVVGTWVIGCDGQFSYEGERTKSAVKNGSLFCNPR, from the coding sequence ATGCGCAGGAAACTCGTCATCGGCCTTGGCCTGGCCACCGCACTCGCAGCCGGTACCGCGATCGCCGCTTATGGCAACAACGGCGACATGGGTGTGTTCCTCGATGCGAATGGCAACGTCGTCGGCACCTGGGTGATCGGCTGCGACGGTCAGTTCAGTTATGAGGGCGAACGCACGAAGTCCGCGGTCAAGAACGGCAGCCTGTTCTGCAATCCGCGCTGA
- a CDS encoding YaiI/YqxD family protein, with product MNDAAPPVARIRAARIWVDADACPGPVKEILFRAAERTRVQVTLVANQWLRTPPSRHISALQVQGGYDVADDAIAERAGPGDLVITQDIPLAARVIANGAHAVNPRGERYTADNIAERLSMRNFMDELRGAGIQTGGPAPFNARDRQAFANQLDRWLATRG from the coding sequence ATGAACGACGCGGCCCCGCCTGTGGCCCGGATCCGGGCCGCACGGATCTGGGTCGATGCCGACGCATGTCCCGGGCCGGTCAAGGAAATCCTGTTCCGGGCCGCGGAACGCACCCGGGTGCAGGTCACCCTGGTCGCCAACCAGTGGCTGCGCACGCCGCCCTCCCGCCACATCAGCGCCCTGCAGGTGCAGGGCGGCTATGACGTTGCCGACGATGCGATCGCCGAGCGGGCAGGTCCCGGCGATCTGGTGATCACCCAGGACATCCCGCTGGCGGCACGCGTGATCGCGAACGGCGCCCACGCCGTCAATCCGCGAGGGGAACGCTATACCGCCGACAACATCGCCGAGCGGCTGTCGATGCGGAACTTCATGGACGAACTTCGCGGTGCCGGCATTCAGACCGGCGGGCCCGCGCCGTTCAATGCCCGCGACCGCCAGGCATTCGCCAATCAGCTGGACCGCTGGCTAGCCACACGGGGCTAG
- a CDS encoding helix-turn-helix transcriptional regulator, whose product MATTHTTAQHLRDLARLRRVRDRIDREYARPLDVEALARNAGMSAGHLSRQFKLAYGESPYSYLMTRRIERAMALLRCGELSVTEVCFEVGCSSLGTFSTRFTELVGVPPSVYRRQAAEATAGMPSCVAKQVTRPIRNREAPISKPDLA is encoded by the coding sequence GTGGCCACCACACACACTACGGCGCAACACCTGCGCGACCTTGCCCGGTTGCGCCGCGTCCGTGACCGGATCGACCGGGAATACGCGCGGCCGCTGGACGTCGAGGCGCTCGCCCGTAACGCTGGCATGTCGGCCGGGCACCTGAGCCGCCAGTTCAAGCTGGCCTATGGCGAGTCGCCGTACAGCTACCTGATGACACGGCGTATCGAGCGCGCAATGGCGTTGTTGCGTTGTGGCGAGCTCAGCGTCACCGAGGTCTGCTTCGAGGTCGGATGTTCGTCGCTGGGCACGTTCAGCACGCGTTTCACGGAACTGGTGGGGGTGCCGCCCAGCGTCTACCGGCGCCAGGCGGCGGAGGCGACGGCGGGCATGCCGTCGTGCGTGGCGAAGCAGGTGACGCGGCCGATCAGGAATCGAGAAGCACCGATCTCCAAGCCCGACCTAGCATGA
- a CDS encoding lysyl oxidase family protein, with protein MMDQIHFHVRRLCPLALAICAVLAAGPALAQRVVELTPNLVSLPASDLSLVTDAEGREWLRFAATSWNNGRGPLEVAAGPVETGSGKQQVYQVVYSSDGSSTLHYSGSMEYHEEHDHIHFNDFALYTLQPLNASGGSSRAGAKTTFCIMDNTRVDTSLPGASDTAFYTSCNKELQGMSVGWGDTYGAHLDGQAFDFSNYPDGLYQLRIEIDPKKLLVEESKSDNMSCLLFSVTRPSTVTVLDSSGNCTGVTSITPDSARMGTSVQVTISGFGFTPGMKVRFEGGNGPRPVASDVVLESDTDTVDTISATITVPYKKQPGRKPLWNLRVGDSVLFDAFLVTPH; from the coding sequence ATGATGGACCAGATTCACTTTCATGTTCGCAGGCTTTGTCCGTTGGCGCTGGCGATCTGCGCCGTTCTGGCTGCAGGTCCGGCGCTTGCGCAACGGGTCGTCGAGTTGACCCCCAATCTTGTATCGCTGCCGGCCAGCGACTTGTCGCTGGTCACGGACGCGGAGGGTCGGGAGTGGCTGCGCTTCGCCGCCACCAGCTGGAACAACGGACGTGGCCCGCTTGAGGTCGCGGCAGGACCGGTGGAGACCGGTTCGGGCAAGCAGCAGGTCTACCAGGTGGTGTACAGCAGCGATGGCAGTTCGACACTGCATTACTCCGGCTCCATGGAGTACCACGAAGAGCACGATCACATCCATTTCAACGACTTCGCGCTGTATACGCTGCAGCCGTTGAATGCTTCGGGTGGCTCGTCGCGCGCAGGTGCCAAGACCACGTTCTGCATCATGGACAACACGCGGGTCGATACCTCACTTCCGGGCGCGTCGGATACGGCCTTCTACACCAGTTGCAACAAGGAACTGCAAGGCATGTCGGTGGGTTGGGGCGACACTTATGGGGCCCACCTCGATGGCCAGGCATTCGACTTCAGCAATTATCCGGACGGCCTCTACCAGCTCAGGATCGAGATCGACCCGAAGAAACTTCTGGTCGAGGAAAGCAAGTCCGACAATATGTCCTGCCTGCTGTTCTCGGTCACCCGCCCGAGTACCGTGACCGTTCTGGACAGCTCCGGCAATTGCACGGGAGTGACATCGATCACGCCGGACTCGGCCAGGATGGGGACCAGTGTGCAGGTCACCATTTCCGGCTTCGGATTCACCCCGGGCATGAAGGTCCGGTTCGAGGGAGGCAATGGACCACGGCCGGTGGCGAGCGACGTGGTACTGGAATCGGATACCGATACGGTTGATACGATCAGCGCGACGATCACTGTGCCCTACAAGAAACAACCGGGGCGAAAGCCGCTATGGAACCTGCGTGTCGGCGACAGCGTGCTGTTCGATGCCTTCCTCGTGACACCACACTAG
- a CDS encoding DUF6958 family protein, with translation MSQADDKIEIQSITSPGHIQRVDRAKYMAMKKALLVALPKAAPGITVAQAKESLLATLPDDLFPGGAKAGWWLKAVQLDLEAKGIIMRGSGKPVRLFKHTSTA, from the coding sequence ATGTCCCAGGCTGACGACAAGATCGAGATCCAGAGCATCACCTCCCCGGGACACATCCAGCGCGTCGACCGGGCGAAGTACATGGCGATGAAGAAGGCGCTACTGGTTGCGCTGCCAAAGGCGGCACCGGGGATCACGGTCGCACAGGCCAAGGAGTCCCTGCTCGCCACCCTGCCCGACGATCTCTTCCCTGGCGGCGCAAAGGCCGGATGGTGGCTGAAAGCCGTACAGCTGGACCTCGAGGCCAAGGGCATCATCATGCGCGGATCGGGCAAGCCGGTCAGGCTGTTCAAGCACACAAGTACCGCTTGA
- a CDS encoding GFA family protein, which produces MQLEGSCHCGQVRFRCQAYAPVPFLHCYCSICRKTAGGSGAAINLGARADTLKVEGREHLGVYRARIGEDDEECRISSGQRHFCTGCGSALWLFDPLWPDLVHPHASAIDTPLPRVPGRVHILLDSKANWVEVPRGKHDIHLDGFPEESLEDWHRRHGLLDDTGE; this is translated from the coding sequence ATGCAACTCGAAGGATCCTGCCATTGCGGCCAGGTGCGCTTCCGCTGCCAGGCGTATGCGCCCGTACCGTTTCTGCACTGCTACTGTTCGATCTGCCGCAAGACCGCCGGGGGCAGCGGAGCCGCCATCAACCTGGGGGCCCGCGCCGACACGCTGAAAGTCGAGGGTCGCGAACACCTGGGCGTCTATCGCGCCCGAATCGGCGAGGACGATGAAGAGTGCCGCATCAGCTCCGGGCAGCGACACTTCTGCACCGGCTGCGGCAGCGCGCTATGGCTGTTCGATCCCCTATGGCCGGACCTGGTGCATCCGCACGCATCGGCCATCGACACGCCCCTGCCGCGCGTGCCCGGGCGGGTGCACATCCTGCTGGATTCGAAGGCCAACTGGGTGGAAGTGCCGCGGGGCAAACACGATATCCATCTCGATGGCTTCCCGGAGGAATCGCTCGAGGACTGGCATCGCCGGCATGGGTTGCTGGACGATACGGGAGAGTAG
- a CDS encoding ABC1 kinase family protein, with protein sequence MWDTLVATQDLGRLHALASILIRHGFGDLVRRLGLAGALARMGRVLPMEQFEELVALPPHVRVRRALEEMGPCFVKLGQVLATRVDLFPPEWIAEFSRLQSAAPAVDFEAIHAEMSTALESSPESAFLWLDPVPLAAASIAQVHRARLHDGREVVAKVRRPGIRPMIEADLRLLRYAAGKIEARFPDLRRFHPVGVVRQFRASLLRELDLAAECRHAERVAASFVDDERIVVPEVHWPFTSERMNVQDFVDGIPVADIEALDAAGVDRRQVACTGAQVVLKMMLEDGFFHADPHPGNLFVLPGGRIGVIDFGMVGRLSTTRRAEVVSLLSGLVERDPDRVTDVLLEWALQPEVDEEQLAIDIDAFVDNYHGVSLGDLDLAGMLLDITGLLRSHRLALPADLALLIKVCLTLEGLGRSLDPDFDMASQARPFLRRALTAQLGPRAIARRGIHALIDTASVLAAMPKELRRLMRSVRGGNARLRLQMEDLPELNRQISHSANRLAGGLVIAALIIGSSIAMTVEGGPTLLGLPFFGLLGFVGASIAGIWLLWSIFRSGGGR encoded by the coding sequence ATGTGGGACACCCTGGTCGCAACCCAGGATCTGGGCCGGCTGCACGCGCTGGCTTCGATCCTCATCCGCCATGGTTTCGGCGACCTGGTCCGGCGATTGGGGCTGGCCGGGGCGCTGGCGCGGATGGGCAGGGTGCTGCCGATGGAGCAGTTCGAGGAACTGGTCGCGCTGCCGCCGCATGTGCGGGTGCGGCGGGCGTTGGAGGAAATGGGGCCGTGTTTCGTCAAGCTGGGGCAGGTGCTGGCGACGCGCGTGGACCTGTTTCCGCCGGAATGGATCGCCGAGTTCAGCAGGCTGCAGAGTGCGGCACCGGCTGTAGATTTCGAAGCCATCCATGCCGAGATGTCCACGGCACTTGAAAGTTCGCCGGAATCGGCCTTTCTCTGGCTTGATCCGGTACCGCTGGCGGCCGCATCGATCGCCCAGGTCCACCGCGCCCGTCTGCATGATGGACGCGAGGTCGTGGCCAAGGTGCGGCGCCCGGGCATCCGTCCGATGATCGAGGCCGACCTGCGGCTGTTGCGGTACGCGGCGGGCAAGATCGAAGCGAGATTCCCGGACCTGCGTCGCTTCCACCCGGTTGGCGTGGTGCGCCAGTTCCGCGCCTCGTTGTTGCGGGAACTCGACCTGGCCGCGGAGTGCCGGCACGCCGAGCGTGTTGCCGCAAGCTTCGTCGATGACGAACGGATCGTCGTGCCTGAGGTGCACTGGCCTTTCACCAGCGAGCGGATGAATGTCCAGGACTTCGTCGACGGCATTCCGGTGGCCGACATCGAAGCCTTGGACGCGGCGGGCGTGGACCGCAGGCAGGTCGCGTGCACCGGGGCCCAGGTCGTGCTGAAGATGATGCTGGAGGACGGTTTCTTCCACGCCGACCCGCATCCGGGCAATCTGTTCGTGTTGCCCGGTGGACGCATCGGCGTCATCGATTTCGGCATGGTCGGACGGCTGTCGACGACGCGCCGTGCGGAGGTGGTGAGCCTGCTGTCCGGGCTGGTCGAGCGCGATCCGGACCGGGTGACCGACGTGCTGCTCGAATGGGCGCTGCAACCGGAGGTCGACGAAGAGCAGCTGGCCATCGACATCGACGCCTTCGTCGACAACTACCACGGGGTATCGCTGGGCGATCTCGACCTGGCTGGCATGCTGCTGGACATCACCGGGTTGCTGCGCTCGCACCGTCTTGCGCTTCCTGCGGATCTCGCGCTGTTGATCAAGGTCTGCCTGACGCTGGAAGGGCTGGGACGAAGCCTGGACCCCGACTTCGACATGGCAAGCCAGGCGCGTCCCTTCCTGCGCCGGGCGTTGACCGCGCAGCTGGGTCCCCGTGCGATCGCCCGTCGTGGAATCCACGCCCTGATCGATACCGCCAGCGTGCTGGCGGCAATGCCTAAGGAACTGCGGCGGCTCATGCGCTCGGTCCGCGGCGGCAATGCCAGGCTCCGCCTGCAGATGGAAGATCTTCCGGAGCTCAATCGACAGATCAGCCACTCGGCCAATCGCCTGGCGGGCGGACTGGTGATTGCGGCGCTGATCATCGGTTCGTCGATCGCGATGACGGTAGAGGGTGGGCCGACGCTGCTGGGGCTGCCGTTCTTCGGACTGTTGGGCTTCGTCGGTGCATCGATAGCGGGGATCTGGCTGTTGTGGTCGATCTTCCGAAGCGGCGGCGGGCGGTAG
- a CDS encoding YdeI/OmpD-associated family protein translates to MQKPAAKIRFKAKLLRPATPKNATWAFFVLPKDASAKLPARGMTTVDGTLDGHAFQATLEPDGQGSHWLKVTKAMREAAGASIGDTLTLEMTPAEKQAEPSVPADLRKALAADPAAKALWSEITTVARRDWIQWITSAKKAETRERRVASACDMLASGKRRVCCFDRSGIYGKGLSAPEAAE, encoded by the coding sequence ATGCAAAAGCCTGCTGCCAAGATCCGCTTCAAGGCGAAGCTGCTTCGACCGGCAACGCCGAAGAACGCCACCTGGGCCTTCTTCGTATTACCGAAGGACGCAAGCGCGAAGCTGCCGGCGCGCGGCATGACGACCGTCGACGGCACTCTCGACGGCCACGCGTTCCAGGCCACACTGGAGCCGGATGGCCAAGGCAGCCATTGGCTCAAGGTGACCAAGGCGATGCGTGAGGCGGCCGGCGCCTCGATTGGCGACACCCTCACCCTCGAAATGACGCCGGCGGAAAAGCAGGCCGAGCCCAGTGTGCCGGCGGATCTGCGCAAGGCGCTCGCCGCGGACCCGGCCGCGAAGGCGTTGTGGTCCGAAATCACCACCGTTGCGCGACGTGACTGGATCCAGTGGATCACCTCTGCAAAGAAGGCGGAGACCCGCGAGCGGCGGGTCGCCAGTGCCTGCGACATGCTCGCGTCAGGCAAGCGTCGCGTCTGCTGCTTCGATCGGTCGGGGATCTACGGCAAGGGGCTCTCTGCTCCCGAGGCGGCAGAGTAG
- a CDS encoding DUF418 domain-containing protein, with amino-acid sequence MAELSQPTAGDSRLVLLDALRGFALFGVLLVNLKSLSLYGLLPKAERNALPSAAFDRVADVATSMLVDGTAITLFSILFGVGFAMQMQHAASQPGRIQRYVRRLLVLLAIGLTHAWLLWWGDILRYYAILGLALLPFARVSPRLLAVAGVVVVVALPLALQPVLPPLLPPQISSAESAAQSLAAFGSEHWSEMLEGNFARDLRMRIAVWILPAYVFGRLLVGVALGSSGMLQDPANHLRLWKWSCGATLLIAAATMVLLFLHDHRDLATTVTWLQEETGRLTLRMLRNLAPLNLALFYLSAFVLLFQRPAWRRRLAWFAPIGRMALTHYLAQTVLAIALFYGVGLGIGPRYGMAGVCVAALTIFPLQAAAGAWWLQRYRFGPAEWLWRSLTYGRMQPMRHDRRSSRTGNDEIKEATA; translated from the coding sequence GTGGCTGAGCTTTCCCAACCCACTGCCGGCGACAGCCGGCTCGTGCTGTTGGACGCATTGCGGGGCTTTGCGTTGTTCGGCGTCCTCCTGGTCAACCTCAAAAGCCTGTCGCTGTACGGCCTGCTGCCAAAGGCGGAGCGCAACGCGCTTCCGAGCGCCGCGTTCGACCGCGTGGCCGACGTCGCCACCTCGATGCTGGTGGACGGTACCGCGATCACTCTGTTCTCGATCCTGTTCGGAGTCGGCTTCGCCATGCAGATGCAGCACGCCGCCAGTCAGCCCGGACGTATACAGCGTTACGTGCGGCGGTTGCTCGTGCTGCTGGCGATCGGCCTGACCCATGCATGGCTGCTGTGGTGGGGCGACATCCTGCGCTATTACGCAATCCTTGGGCTGGCCTTGCTGCCGTTCGCCAGGGTATCGCCGCGATTGCTCGCCGTAGCGGGCGTAGTGGTGGTGGTGGCGCTCCCGCTGGCCCTGCAGCCGGTGCTGCCACCGCTGTTGCCGCCGCAGATCAGCTCCGCCGAATCGGCCGCGCAGTCTCTGGCCGCGTTCGGTAGTGAGCATTGGAGCGAGATGCTCGAGGGCAACTTCGCCCGCGACCTGCGCATGCGGATTGCGGTCTGGATTCTTCCCGCCTATGTCTTCGGCCGCCTCCTCGTTGGCGTGGCGCTTGGAAGCAGCGGAATGCTGCAGGACCCGGCAAACCACCTGCGCTTGTGGAAGTGGAGTTGCGGGGCGACGTTGCTGATCGCAGCTGCGACCATGGTGCTGCTGTTCCTCCACGACCACCGGGATCTGGCCACCACCGTGACCTGGCTGCAGGAGGAAACCGGCAGGCTGACTCTGCGTATGCTGCGCAACCTGGCGCCCTTGAACCTCGCGCTGTTCTACCTGTCGGCGTTCGTACTGCTGTTCCAGCGTCCAGCATGGCGGCGCAGGCTCGCCTGGTTCGCACCGATCGGGCGCATGGCGCTCACCCACTATCTCGCGCAGACCGTGTTGGCCATCGCGCTGTTCTATGGGGTCGGGTTGGGGATTGGCCCGCGCTACGGGATGGCCGGGGTCTGCGTCGCTGCGCTGACCATCTTCCCGCTGCAGGCGGCGGCCGGTGCATGGTGGTTGCAGCGATACCGCTTTGGTCCGGCCGAATGGTTGTGGCGCAGCCTCACCTACGGCCGGATGCAGCCGATGCGACACGATCGCAGATCCTCCAGAACAGGCAACGATGAGATCAAAGAGGCCACTGCATGA
- a CDS encoding glutathione S-transferase family protein yields MKLYGLGPTRSLRAEWALRELGVDFDFIPIDLLAGEAQTPEFLRLNPAGKLPVLVDGDLVLTESAAIVLYLAEKHPEQGLLPPDLQARAQVYKWVLFAMTELEQPLWRIVKHTFLYPEEKRLPADIDLAREEFRQMATILDRHMQGRSFIVGDTITAADCVTVYLMDWANEEDLLGDFPQLRAYMDRMYARPAAPQRIAQAFAEIQAAGSA; encoded by the coding sequence ATGAAGCTCTATGGCCTTGGTCCGACCCGCTCGCTGCGCGCCGAATGGGCGCTGCGTGAACTGGGCGTCGACTTCGACTTCATTCCCATCGACCTGCTGGCGGGAGAAGCGCAGACCCCGGAGTTCCTGCGACTCAATCCTGCCGGCAAGCTCCCGGTGCTCGTCGACGGCGACCTGGTCCTGACCGAATCGGCCGCCATCGTCCTGTATCTGGCCGAAAAACATCCCGAACAGGGTCTGCTGCCGCCCGACCTCCAGGCACGCGCGCAGGTCTACAAGTGGGTACTGTTCGCGATGACCGAACTGGAGCAACCGCTCTGGCGCATCGTGAAGCACACATTCCTGTACCCGGAAGAAAAGCGCCTCCCGGCCGACATCGACCTCGCCCGCGAGGAGTTCCGGCAGATGGCCACCATCCTCGACCGCCACATGCAAGGCCGCAGTTTCATCGTCGGCGACACCATCACTGCCGCCGACTGCGTGACCGTCTACCTGATGGACTGGGCCAACGAAGAAGACCTGCTCGGCGACTTCCCGCAGTTGCGCGCCTACATGGATCGCATGTACGCACGCCCGGCGGCGCCCCAGCGCATCGCGCAGGCATTCGCGGAGATCCAGGCTGCAGGGTCCGCCTGA